From one Pseudomonas sp. S35 genomic stretch:
- the rsmD gene encoding 16S rRNA (guanine(966)-N(2))-methyltransferase RsmD yields MASSSRPKKPVHNVHNGVGQLRIIGGEWGSRKLSFPDVVGLRPTPDRVRETLFNWLAPYIAGAKVLDPFAGSGALFLEALSRGASQAQALDASNVAVSSLKEHLGTLRCTNGQVQTADALRYLETQTASAYDVVFLDPPFNQNLLPTVCALLEERQWLAPDAWIYTESETAPSTLGLPGAWRLHREQKSGRVYYALWHRVVENAE; encoded by the coding sequence ATGGCCAGTTCATCTCGCCCGAAAAAACCTGTCCACAACGTACACAACGGTGTGGGCCAACTGCGCATCATTGGCGGTGAATGGGGCAGCCGCAAGCTGAGCTTCCCCGACGTCGTGGGCCTGCGCCCAACGCCGGATCGCGTGCGGGAAACCCTGTTCAACTGGCTCGCGCCGTACATCGCGGGCGCCAAGGTGCTGGACCCGTTCGCCGGCAGTGGCGCGCTGTTCCTGGAGGCGCTGTCCCGTGGCGCGTCTCAGGCCCAGGCGCTCGACGCCAGTAACGTAGCGGTCTCCAGCCTCAAGGAACACTTGGGCACATTGCGCTGCACCAATGGCCAGGTACAAACCGCCGACGCCCTGCGCTACCTGGAAACCCAGACGGCCAGCGCCTACGACGTGGTGTTCCTCGACCCGCCGTTCAACCAGAACCTGCTGCCGACCGTGTGCGCACTGCTTGAAGAACGCCAATGGCTGGCGCCGGATGCGTGGATCTACACTGAAAGCGAGACCGCACCGTCCACCCTGGGTTTACCCGGCGCGTGGCGTCTGCACCGGGAGCAGAAATCCGGGCGGGTGTATTACGCGTTGTGGCACCGGGTGGTAGAAAACGCCGAGTAG
- a CDS encoding hydrolase yields MTPSSERFTPAFGLGNPHLQTLWGPLWRPTTHIERQRERLWLEDGDFLDLDWHGPHDAQAPLVLVLHGLTGSSNSPYVAGLQKVLAAQGWASVALNWRGCSGEPNLLARSYHSGASEDLAAAIAHLRAKRPLAPLYAVGYSLGGNVLLKHLGETGEASGLQGAAAVSVPFRLDQCADRIGLGFSRVYQKHFMREMLAYIRVKQRQFLQDGREDGLKTLEALGSLEKMRTFWDFDGRVTAPLHGFLSAEDYYRKASSRYYLGDIRTPTLIIHAADDPFVFAHSLPEASELSACTEFELTTKGGHVGFVDGSLKRPSYYLERRIPQWLRAHVGGGLHGRELSRP; encoded by the coding sequence ATGACCCCTTCTTCTGAAAGATTCACCCCCGCCTTCGGCCTCGGCAACCCCCACCTGCAAACACTGTGGGGGCCGTTGTGGCGTCCCACTACCCATATCGAACGCCAACGCGAACGCCTGTGGCTGGAAGACGGCGACTTTCTCGACCTCGACTGGCATGGCCCCCATGACGCGCAGGCCCCCTTGGTGCTGGTTCTGCACGGGCTGACCGGTTCATCCAACTCGCCTTACGTGGCCGGGCTGCAAAAAGTCCTCGCCGCACAAGGCTGGGCCAGCGTGGCGCTGAACTGGCGCGGATGCTCCGGGGAACCAAATCTATTGGCCCGCAGCTATCACTCGGGCGCCAGCGAAGACCTGGCCGCTGCAATTGCGCACTTGCGCGCCAAGCGGCCATTGGCGCCGTTGTATGCCGTGGGTTATTCCCTTGGCGGCAATGTATTGCTCAAGCACCTGGGTGAAACCGGCGAAGCGTCGGGCTTGCAAGGCGCGGCGGCGGTGTCGGTGCCGTTTCGCCTGGACCAGTGCGCAGACCGCATCGGGCTGGGCTTTTCGCGGGTCTATCAGAAGCACTTCATGCGCGAGATGCTGGCGTATATCCGCGTCAAGCAGCGTCAGTTTTTGCAGGATGGTCGGGAGGATGGGCTAAAAACCCTCGAAGCACTCGGCTCTCTGGAGAAGATGCGCACGTTCTGGGATTTCGATGGCCGGGTGACCGCGCCGCTGCACGGCTTTCTCAGTGCCGAGGACTATTATCGGAAGGCATCGAGTCGGTATTACCTGGGCGACATTCGCACACCGACCCTGATTATCCATGCCGCCGATGACCCGTTCGTCTTCGCCCACAGCCTGCCTGAGGCCAGTGAGCTGTCGGCGTGCACCGAGTTTGAGCTGACGACCAAAGGTGGGCATGTCGGGTTTGTCGATGGCTCACTGAAACGCCCCAGCTACTACCTTGAGCGGCGCATTCCCCAATGGCTTAGGGCACATGTGGGAGGGGGCTTACACGGCCGGGAACTCAGTCGCCCGTAG
- a CDS encoding sulfurtransferase has product MPLAQLISPQQLAERQASAGLVILDCRFALEDPDYGLCSYAEGHIEGAQYADLERHLSGPVSRGVTGRHPLPNAGTFVEQLRAWGINADTDVVLYDDGPGAFAARAWWLLAWLGKREGVFILDGGLKAWHGAGFPLSLDAPAIEPGTFAGQPDSHLLLDAEHLQKRLGQPGLTLIDARAQPRFRGEVEPIDPIAGHIPGAQCAAFNENLGSDGRFLPAEQLKQRFAAQLKGRAPEELVAYCGSGVTACHNLFALSLAGYPLGKLYAGSWSEWITDPARAIATGD; this is encoded by the coding sequence ATGCCGCTTGCCCAACTGATCAGTCCCCAGCAATTGGCCGAGCGCCAGGCGTCGGCCGGACTGGTGATCCTCGATTGCCGTTTTGCCCTGGAAGACCCGGATTACGGGCTTTGCAGCTATGCCGAAGGGCATATCGAAGGCGCGCAGTATGCCGATCTGGAGCGCCACCTCAGCGGGCCGGTGAGCAGGGGGGTGACTGGTCGTCATCCATTGCCGAATGCGGGCACGTTCGTCGAGCAGTTGCGTGCCTGGGGCATCAACGCCGACACGGACGTGGTGCTCTATGACGATGGCCCCGGGGCTTTTGCCGCCCGTGCGTGGTGGCTTTTGGCTTGGCTGGGCAAGCGCGAGGGTGTGTTTATCCTGGACGGTGGCCTCAAGGCCTGGCATGGCGCCGGTTTCCCGTTGAGCCTGGATGCGCCAGCGATCGAGCCAGGAACCTTTGCCGGTCAGCCGGACAGTCACCTGCTGTTGGATGCCGAACACCTGCAAAAACGCTTGGGCCAGCCAGGCCTGACCCTGATCGATGCCCGAGCCCAGCCACGTTTTCGCGGCGAAGTGGAGCCCATCGACCCGATTGCCGGGCACATCCCAGGGGCACAGTGTGCGGCGTTCAACGAAAACCTCGGCAGTGATGGCCGCTTCCTGCCGGCCGAACAGCTCAAGCAGCGCTTTGCCGCCCAGCTGAAGGGACGCGCACCGGAAGAACTGGTGGCGTATTGCGGTTCCGGGGTGACGGCCTGCCATAACCTGTTTGCGCTGAGTTTGGCGGGTTATCCGCTGGGCAAGCTGTATGCGGGGTCGTGGAGTGAGTGGATTACTGATCCGGCGCGGGCAATTGCTACGGGCGACTGA
- a CDS encoding TetR/AcrR family transcriptional regulator, translated as MAPRVKTSERIVQTSLELFNQQGERSISTNHIAAHMEISPGNLYYHFPNKQAIIAVLFREYEALVDSFLRPPQGRAATVQDKRFYLQALLAGMWRYRFLHRDLEHLLESDPELATGYRRFSQRCLTQGNAIYRGFVDAGILNMDPVQTEALTLNAWIILTSWVRFLCTTNENSAHLSAEAIKRGVYQVLVLEAGFVTPQAKEAVDALFKEFYVPLNQALEEVK; from the coding sequence ATGGCACCACGAGTAAAGACCAGCGAACGCATTGTGCAAACCAGCCTGGAGCTTTTTAACCAGCAGGGCGAGCGCAGTATCAGCACCAACCATATCGCCGCCCATATGGAAATTTCGCCGGGTAACCTGTACTACCACTTCCCCAACAAGCAGGCGATCATCGCCGTGCTGTTTCGTGAATACGAAGCACTGGTAGACAGCTTTCTGCGCCCGCCACAGGGGCGCGCCGCGACGGTCCAGGACAAGCGTTTCTACCTGCAGGCCTTGCTGGCCGGGATGTGGCGCTATCGCTTCCTGCATCGCGACCTTGAACATCTGCTGGAGAGCGATCCTGAGCTCGCCACCGGTTATCGGCGCTTTTCACAGCGGTGCCTGACCCAAGGCAATGCGATCTACCGGGGGTTTGTCGACGCGGGCATCCTCAACATGGACCCGGTGCAAACCGAAGCCCTGACCCTCAATGCCTGGATCATCCTCACCTCGTGGGTGCGGTTCTTATGCACCACCAATGAAAACTCCGCCCACTTGAGCGCCGAGGCCATCAAGCGCGGTGTGTATCAGGTGCTGGTGCTGGAGGCGGGGTTTGTCACGCCCCAGGCCAAAGAGGCGGTGGATGCGCTGTTCAAAGAGTTTTACGTGCCGTTGAACCAGGCACTGGAAGAAGTGAAGTAG
- a CDS encoding coniferyl aldehyde dehydrogenase: MSANVAYLQDSQVLDQLQDLFDTQRRAYAANPMPPAAQRQQWLKALRELLSDERQALINAISQDFSHRSADETLFAELMPSLHGIHYASKHLKGWMKPSRRAVGIAFQPASAKVIYQPLGVVGVIVPWNYPLYLAIGPLVGALAAGNRVMLKLSESTPATGELLKSLLAKIFPEDLVCVVLGEAEVGMAFSKLRFDHLLFTGATSIGKHVMRAAAEHLTPVTLELGGKSPAIVSADVPLKDAAERIAFGKALNAGQTCVAPDYVLVPEDRVEGFVEAYSKAVRGFYPTLTDNPDYTAIINERQLARLNSYVKDATDKGATLIPLYEQGQARRMAHSLLLNVSDDMTVMQDEIFGPLLPIVPYRGLDQAFAYINQRPRPLALYYFGYNKAEQNRVLHETHSGGVCLNDTLLHVAQDDMPFGGIGPSGMGHYHGHEGFLTFSKAKGVLVKQRLNAAKLIYPPYGNAIQKLIQKLFIR; encoded by the coding sequence ATGTCTGCCAACGTTGCCTACCTGCAGGATTCCCAGGTGCTGGATCAACTCCAGGACCTGTTCGACACCCAACGCCGCGCCTACGCCGCCAACCCCATGCCGCCAGCCGCGCAACGCCAGCAATGGCTCAAGGCCCTGCGCGAGTTGCTCAGCGACGAACGCCAGGCGCTGATCAACGCGATCAGCCAGGACTTCAGCCACCGCAGCGCCGACGAAACCCTGTTCGCCGAATTGATGCCCAGCCTGCACGGTATTCACTACGCCAGCAAACACCTCAAGGGCTGGATGAAACCGTCCCGCCGTGCTGTAGGCATTGCTTTTCAACCCGCGTCAGCCAAAGTCATCTACCAACCGCTGGGCGTGGTCGGGGTGATCGTGCCCTGGAACTACCCGCTGTACCTGGCCATCGGGCCGTTGGTCGGTGCGTTGGCGGCGGGTAACCGGGTGATGCTCAAGCTCAGCGAGTCCACCCCCGCCACCGGCGAACTGCTCAAAAGCCTGCTGGCGAAGATCTTTCCCGAGGACCTGGTGTGCGTGGTGCTGGGCGAGGCCGAAGTGGGCATGGCGTTTTCCAAGCTGCGCTTCGACCACCTGCTGTTCACCGGCGCTACCAGCATCGGCAAACACGTGATGCGTGCAGCGGCGGAACACCTGACGCCAGTCACCCTGGAGCTGGGCGGCAAGTCGCCAGCCATCGTGTCCGCCGATGTGCCGCTCAAGGACGCCGCCGAACGCATCGCCTTCGGCAAAGCCCTCAATGCCGGGCAAACCTGCGTGGCGCCGGACTACGTACTGGTGCCGGAAGACCGCGTCGAGGGTTTCGTCGAGGCTTACAGCAAGGCCGTTCGCGGGTTTTATCCGACCCTGACCGACAACCCGGACTACACCGCAATCATCAATGAACGGCAATTGGCTCGGCTCAATAGCTACGTCAAGGACGCCACCGACAAAGGCGCCACCCTGATCCCGCTGTACGAGCAAGGCCAGGCACGGCGCATGGCCCACAGCCTGTTGCTGAATGTCAGCGACGACATGACGGTGATGCAGGACGAAATATTCGGCCCGCTGCTGCCAATCGTGCCGTATCGCGGACTCGACCAGGCGTTTGCCTACATCAACCAACGCCCGCGCCCACTGGCCCTGTATTACTTCGGCTACAACAAGGCCGAGCAGAACCGTGTGCTGCACGAAACCCATTCCGGCGGCGTGTGCCTGAACGACACCTTGCTGCACGTGGCCCAGGACGACATGCCCTTTGGCGGCATCGGCCCCTCGGGCATGGGCCATTACCACGGCCACGAAGGCTTCCTGACCTTCAGTAAGGCCAAGGGCGTATTGGTGAAGCAGCGGCTCAACGCTGCCAAGTTGATCTACCCGCCCTACGGCAACGCTATCCAGAAGTTGATCCAGAAGCTGTTCATTCGCTGA
- a CDS encoding twin-arginine translocation pathway signal protein: MNPSLTETPALSRRGVLKIGLCASAFLATAGLGASLSGCSSSTPASGFALLRSSDLPFLRAVIPVLLEGVASAQEVANGVEDTLKKLDFSLQHLSPQMFKLTQQLFDVLGMGITRGPLTGIWGSWENASAEQIRNFLHRWENSYLNLLRMGQGSLLKLVIMAWYFQPASWAHCGYPGPPKI; encoded by the coding sequence ATGAACCCTAGCCTGACTGAAACACCTGCGCTGTCGCGGCGCGGCGTCTTGAAAATCGGCCTGTGCGCCAGCGCCTTCCTGGCCACTGCGGGGCTCGGTGCCAGCCTCAGCGGCTGCTCCAGCAGCACACCGGCCAGCGGCTTCGCGCTGTTGCGCAGCAGTGACCTGCCGTTTTTGCGCGCGGTCATTCCGGTGTTGCTCGAAGGGGTAGCCAGCGCCCAGGAAGTCGCGAACGGCGTCGAAGACACCCTGAAAAAGCTCGACTTCAGCCTGCAACACCTGTCGCCGCAGATGTTCAAGCTCACCCAGCAACTGTTCGACGTATTGGGCATGGGCATTACCCGTGGCCCATTGACCGGTATCTGGGGCAGTTGGGAGAACGCCAGCGCGGAGCAAATCCGCAATTTCCTGCACCGCTGGGAAAACAGCTACCTGAACCTGCTGCGCATGGGCCAGGGCTCGCTGCTCAAGTTGGTGATCATGGCCTGGTACTTCCAGCCGGCGTCCTGGGCCCATTGCGGCTACCCCGGTCCGCCGAAGATCTGA
- a CDS encoding GMC family oxidoreductase — protein MPVPDLFREGLARGWKTHNGAALDNDLTLEADVAIIGSGAGGGTTAEILSAAGYKVLLIEEGPLKTSSDFKLLEDEAYTSLYQEGIGRMSKDGAITILQGRAVGGTTLINWTSSFRTPDATLAHWASEYAVKGHSSAEMAPWFEKMEQRLGIAPWAIPPNANNDVIRKGCEKLGYSWHVIPRNVRGCFNLGYCGMGCPVNAKQSMLVTTIPSTLEKGGELLYLARAEQLKYSGDTISSLECVAMDERCVSPTGRKITVKAKHYVLSGGGINSPALLMRSDAPDPHSRLGKRTFLHLVNFSAALFDEVINPFYGAPQSIYSDHFQWQDGTTGKMSYKLEAPPLHPALASTLLGGYGTQNALDMSQLPNTHAMLALLRDGFHPDSPGGNVELRADGTPVLDYQVSPYAWDGLRRAFHSMAEIQFAAGATSVKPLHHDARYVKNLAEARTLIDGLNLELHRTCLGSAHVMGGCAMGEDPKNAVADSLGRHHQLRNLSIHDGSLFPTSIGANPQLSVYGLTAQLATALAERLKTA, from the coding sequence ATGCCCGTACCCGATCTGTTCCGCGAAGGCCTGGCCCGTGGCTGGAAAACCCACAACGGCGCCGCCCTCGACAATGACCTGACCCTGGAAGCCGACGTCGCCATCATCGGCAGCGGCGCCGGTGGCGGCACCACGGCTGAGATCCTCAGCGCCGCCGGCTACAAGGTGCTGCTGATCGAAGAAGGCCCGCTCAAGACCAGCAGCGATTTCAAGTTGCTCGAAGACGAGGCCTACACCAGCCTGTACCAAGAAGGCATCGGCCGCATGAGCAAGGACGGCGCGATCACCATCCTGCAAGGCCGGGCGGTGGGCGGCACTACGTTGATCAACTGGACCTCCAGTTTCCGCACCCCGGACGCCACCCTCGCCCACTGGGCCAGCGAATATGCGGTCAAAGGCCACAGCAGCGCCGAAATGGCGCCGTGGTTCGAGAAGATGGAGCAACGCCTGGGCATCGCGCCCTGGGCCATACCACCGAACGCCAACAATGACGTGATCCGCAAAGGCTGCGAAAAGCTCGGCTATAGCTGGCATGTGATCCCACGCAATGTGCGTGGCTGTTTCAACCTGGGCTATTGCGGCATGGGTTGCCCGGTGAACGCCAAGCAATCGATGCTGGTGACCACCATCCCGTCCACCCTGGAGAAGGGCGGCGAGTTGCTCTACCTGGCCCGCGCCGAGCAGCTCAAATACAGCGGCGACACCATCAGCAGCCTGGAATGCGTGGCAATGGATGAGCGCTGCGTATCGCCGACCGGGCGCAAGATCACGGTGAAAGCCAAGCATTACGTGCTGTCGGGCGGCGGTATCAACAGCCCGGCACTGCTGATGCGCTCGGATGCACCCGACCCGCACTCGCGGCTGGGCAAGCGCACCTTTTTGCACTTGGTGAATTTCTCCGCCGCGCTGTTCGATGAAGTGATCAACCCGTTCTACGGCGCACCGCAGTCGATCTACTCCGATCACTTTCAATGGCAGGACGGCACCACCGGCAAAATGTCCTACAAGCTGGAGGCGCCACCCTTACATCCCGCGTTGGCCAGCACCTTGCTTGGGGGCTATGGCACGCAAAACGCTCTGGACATGAGCCAACTGCCCAACACCCACGCCATGCTCGCCCTGCTGCGCGACGGTTTTCACCCCGACAGCCCGGGCGGCAACGTGGAACTGCGCGCCGACGGCACACCGGTGCTCGACTATCAGGTGTCGCCATACGCTTGGGATGGCCTGCGCCGCGCCTTCCACAGCATGGCCGAGATCCAGTTTGCGGCGGGGGCCACGTCAGTCAAACCGCTGCACCACGATGCACGCTACGTCAAAAACCTGGCCGAAGCTCGTACGCTGATCGACGGGTTGAACCTGGAACTGCACCGCACCTGCTTGGGCAGCGCCCATGTAATGGGCGGTTGCGCCATGGGTGAAGACCCGAAAAACGCCGTGGCCGACAGCCTTGGCCGGCATCACCAATTGCGCAACCTGTCGATCCACGATGGCTCGCTGTTCCCCACCAGCATTGGGGCCAACCCGCAATTATCGGTGTACGGATTGACCGCCCAATTGGCGACCGCATTGGCCGAACGTCTGAAAACAGCGTGA
- the coaD gene encoding pantetheine-phosphate adenylyltransferase: protein MNRVLYPGTFDPITKGHGDLVERASRLFDHVIIAVAASPKKNPLFPLEQRVELAREVTKHLPNVEVVGFSTLLAHFAKEQNANVFLRGLRAVSDFEYEFQLANMNRQLAPDVESLFLTPSERYSFISSTLVREIAALGGDITKFVHPAVADALTLRFKK from the coding sequence ATGAACCGAGTGTTGTACCCAGGTACCTTCGACCCGATTACAAAAGGCCATGGCGATCTGGTCGAACGCGCCTCTCGCTTGTTCGACCATGTGATCATCGCGGTCGCCGCCAGCCCCAAGAAAAACCCGCTGTTTCCCCTGGAACAGCGTGTGGAGCTGGCGCGTGAGGTCACCAAGCACCTGCCTAACGTGGAAGTGGTGGGCTTTTCGACACTGCTGGCGCATTTCGCCAAAGAGCAGAACGCCAACGTGTTCCTGCGCGGCCTGCGTGCGGTGTCGGACTTCGAATACGAATTCCAGCTGGCGAACATGAACCGCCAACTGGCGCCGGACGTTGAGAGCCTGTTCCTCACGCCGTCGGAACGTTACTCGTTCATTTCCTCGACGTTGGTCCGTGAAATCGCCGCTCTGGGCGGAGATATCACCAAGTTCGTGCACCCGGCCGTGGCAGATGCGCTGACCCTGCGCTTCAAGAAGTAA
- a CDS encoding YfhL family 4Fe-4S dicluster ferredoxin produces MSLIITDDCINCDVCEPECPNAAISQGEEIYVIDPNLCTQCVGHYDEPQCQQVCPVDCIPLDEARPETEEELMDKYRKITGKA; encoded by the coding sequence ATGTCCCTGATCATCACCGACGATTGCATCAATTGCGACGTCTGCGAACCCGAGTGCCCGAACGCTGCGATTTCCCAAGGCGAAGAGATCTACGTGATCGACCCCAACCTGTGCACCCAGTGCGTCGGTCACTACGACGAGCCGCAGTGCCAGCAAGTGTGCCCGGTGGATTGCATTCCGCTGGATGAGGCGCGTCCGGAGACCGAAGAAGAATTGATGGACAAGTATCGGAAGATTACCGGTAAGGCTTGA
- the mutM gene encoding bifunctional DNA-formamidopyrimidine glycosylase/DNA-(apurinic or apyrimidinic site) lyase — protein sequence MPELPEVETTRRGIAPHLEGQRVSRVVVRERRLRWPIPEDLDVRLSGQRIVLVERRAKYLLINAEVGTLISHLGMSGNLRLVEVGMPAAKHEHVDIELESGMALRYTDPRRFGAMLWSQDPHNHELLLRLGPEPLTDLFDGERLFQLSRKRSMAVKPFIMDNAVVVGVGNIYATEALFAAGIDPRREAGGISRARYLRLAIEIKRVLAAAIERGGTTLRDFIGGDGQPGYFQQELFVYGRGGEACKVCGTELRNVVLGQRASVFCPRCQG from the coding sequence ATGCCCGAGTTACCTGAAGTCGAAACCACCCGCCGCGGGATTGCGCCGCACTTGGAAGGCCAGCGCGTCAGCCGCGTAGTGGTGCGTGAGCGGCGTCTGCGCTGGCCGATCCCGGAAGACCTGGATGTGCGCCTGTCCGGGCAGCGCATCGTGCTGGTGGAGCGGCGGGCCAAATACCTGTTGATCAATGCCGAAGTGGGCACCTTGATCAGCCACTTGGGCATGTCGGGCAACCTGCGTCTGGTGGAAGTCGGCATGCCGGCGGCCAAGCATGAGCATGTGGATATCGAGCTGGAATCGGGCATGGCCCTGCGTTACACCGACCCACGGCGCTTTGGTGCGATGCTCTGGAGCCAGGACCCGCATAACCATGAGTTGTTGCTGCGCCTGGGGCCGGAACCGTTGACCGATCTGTTTGACGGCGAGCGCTTGTTCCAGCTGTCCCGCAAACGGTCGATGGCGGTGAAGCCGTTCATCATGGACAACGCGGTGGTGGTGGGCGTGGGCAATATCTACGCGACCGAAGCGCTGTTTGCGGCGGGGATTGATCCGCGTCGCGAGGCCGGCGGCATTTCGCGGGCGCGGTATCTGAGGCTGGCGATTGAGATCAAGCGCGTGCTGGCGGCCGCCATCGAGCGTGGCGGTACAACCTTGCGGGACTTTATCGGTGGTGACGGGCAGCCGGGGTATTTCCAGCAGGAGCTATTCGTCTATGGCCGGGGAGGCGAGGCGTGCAAGGTCTGCGGGACTGAACTGCGCAATGTCGTGCTGGGGCAGCGGGCGAGTGTGTTTTGCCCGAGGTGTCAGGGCTGA
- a CDS encoding HDOD domain-containing protein encodes MPPQPQIMVDLQMEQYMPDPDLEVIARLISQDPGLSGALLKIVNSPYYGLSNKIASIQRAVNLLGSRSIINLINAQSIRGEMSDDTIVTLNRFWDTAQDVAMTCLTLAKRTGSQAVDEAYALGLFHDCGVPLMLKRFPNYMTVLEQAYANAGTDCRVVDTENNAFNTNHAVVGYYTAKSWRLPEHVTDAIANHHNALAIFSDESARTPQVKNLLAILKMAEHICSSYRVLGNQSVDHEWNAVGPLVLDYVGLSEYDFESMKLSIRELGAH; translated from the coding sequence GTGCCGCCCCAACCGCAAATCATGGTGGATTTGCAGATGGAGCAGTACATGCCCGACCCGGACCTGGAAGTGATCGCCCGGTTGATCTCCCAGGACCCCGGCTTGTCCGGCGCACTGCTCAAGATCGTCAACTCGCCCTATTACGGCCTGAGCAACAAGATCGCCTCGATCCAGCGTGCGGTGAACCTGCTGGGCAGCCGGTCGATCATCAACCTGATCAACGCGCAGTCGATCCGGGGCGAGATGAGCGACGACACCATCGTCACCCTCAACCGCTTCTGGGACACGGCCCAGGACGTGGCCATGACCTGCCTCACCCTGGCCAAGCGCACGGGCTCCCAGGCAGTCGACGAGGCCTACGCCTTGGGCCTGTTCCACGATTGCGGCGTGCCGTTGATGCTCAAGCGATTTCCCAACTATATGACGGTGCTGGAGCAGGCCTACGCCAACGCCGGCACCGACTGCCGCGTGGTCGATACCGAAAACAACGCGTTCAACACCAACCATGCCGTGGTCGGTTACTACACCGCCAAATCGTGGCGCCTGCCGGAGCACGTGACCGACGCCATCGCCAACCACCACAACGCCCTGGCGATTTTCAGCGATGAGTCGGCACGCACCCCGCAGGTGAAAAACCTGCTGGCGATCCTGAAGATGGCCGAGCACATCTGTTCGTCCTATCGGGTACTGGGCAACCAGTCGGTGGACCACGAGTGGAATGCCGTCGGCCCTCTGGTGCTGGATTACGTTGGCCTGTCGGAGTACGACTTCGAAAGCATGAAGTTGTCGATCCGCGAACTGGGCGCACACTGA